The genome window TTCCTTTCCGAGAATCAGCTTACGTACGAATATCTGAAGAAGGTTTTACTCTGATGACCTGTAACCTTTAGTGCTGTTTACACTAATGATGAGACACTTGAGATGTATActtgaaataaaactatttgaaatGGCGTATTATCTCATGGAGTTGACGTTtctatttaatttgaatattcGGGTAACGACGTTTGATTTTTGCAAGTTTAGCTGTTCCTGTATCTATTAAAGGGGAATTCCGTGCACCTTTACACAGTTTTTCAAGCAATAAGGAAATACACGGAACTTCATCCACGTTGTATGTGATCACAGAGTAAAGCATCACTTACTGCTAGTGTGCAGGCTTAAAGCATGTTGGTCCAACGTTTGAGGCACAGTCTGTgattcaaatgcaaatgtaggGTAGTGGTTTCATTAGAAACACTTAATTGATACATGATCAACAAAATCTAATCCCTTAACGGGTTTGGTTATCCATTAATTATCTGCCTGTTCAGTTAAGCAAAAATGTGAATGATGAATATTTGATTGCCTACTTTAGTCTTTTGTGATGAGCAAATCAATCTATCTAAAAAAATGGTCAGACTAATAAATTACACAAGTAATCATCAGCAGCATTGATTACCTCATACTTTTAATCTTCCGATCTGATATTTTACTTGTAAGTAAAACTTTAACATGTATACATTTTTagctttctgtttgttttagccTACTGAGAAAAGCGTCACTCACAACTGAGTGAcgcttttttttaatgttagttttttttttgtttctgtattgACTGTTAAGTTATAATCTGTTGTTCCAGGGTCCACCAGGGCCAGTCTTGGTTTTTCTGCACCAGAGCAACAGTCCAATGATCCAGAGCCGAGGCCTCGCTCGGAGGAGCCAGACTCTACCCTGAACCAGCCCAGACAGCCGTCAGCTATCACAGCCAAGCAAAGGCATGAGCAGGTGGTGCCTGTGCAGTTACTGTCAGTCCAGATTGAAACTTCCCCGGGGCAAATTCTCCTCCAAGGTGACAAGAAGCCTGCTGAGTCCTGGGAGCCTGGACTGAAGCGCGACCCTCAGCAGGAGGCGTTAGGGAAagcttcctctcctccttgTCATTCTTCCCTGAAACCTCCCTCTGCCCCACACCCTAAAATCCACACTGATGTTCCTGTGCTCAGAGAGGGGCCCCGGTCCCCAGCTCTCATTAAAACCGAACCTGAGGAATACAAAGTGACAGAACCTGAAAGTCGCACAGACTCGCTGACAGTGACGGCACACTCTCATGTCACAGAGGAAGGGTCGAGTTTCAGAACCAGGACAGATGTGGACAGGACGGTATTGGTGCGTTCAGAGCGACACGAAGCTCATCAAAACCAGAAATCCTCTCAAGAGAAGTTGACAGTCACAGCTGATGATGGCACAGTAGGAGGCTACGTCCCCGAGCTTGTTCATCGCTGCCCCCGGTGCGGTGAGGCGTTCGGCCAGGCCAGCAGCCTCCGTCTGCACCTGGAGCAGAAAAGAAAGACCTACGCCTGTGACTGGTGCTGCAAGTCGTTCGCGCAGTCTGCAGACCTGCGGCGTCACCTGCGCACGCATACGGGCGAGAGGCCTCACCGCTGCACTTTCTGCTCCAAGAGCTTCAGCCAGAGAGGAAACCTGAGGCGACACTTGCGTATCCACACGGGGGAGCGGCCGTACAGCTGCCCATACTGCTGCCGCACCTTCAGCGATGGAGACACcatgaagaaacacaaacgcacacattcAGGGGAGAAGCCGTACCGCTGTGGCCAGTGCTCCAAGTCGTTCACCAGCACCAGCGGCCTGCAGATACACTTAAAGAAGGACATGTGCTATGTGGCTAATCCGTGATGGCTCAGTTCAGGAGTAAATGAGATTGAGACATATCACTCAGAAGAAATGATTAATAGaagtgtgtgactgagtgttCAGACTGGGTTGTGCTATGGTAAGCCAGTGGGCTACGAATGAAAAACATATATGTAGTCTCTCAGCCGTATTATCACACTAAAGAAAACAGCCGACCACCAAGTGCAGCTAGATGCTGACCCCAAAAAACACCTGGCCCCAATTGCCTTCCAATCAaagaatgtaaaaataaatatttcatgtcaAGTCAGTAAACTAGGACCCTTAAAGAACATTGTCACACAATGTTACATAAGATTGACATTACTTAATTACAGTACATGGTCTGCATCAGATGTAATAATGTGGCTGATGACGTATGAGATACTACATGTTTGTGACTTACTGGCTTGTAAAACAGATCAGTGATAGAACTGCAGAACATTAGAAATATAGTTTTGCCTCTGATAAGAGGCAGCACAGATCATCTTGGGAACCTCTACTAGCAGCCAATGCGAAAGAGTCCTGGAAAGCGTATTTACATTCCCGctcactcttctctctcctcctcttcctgctgagcattttttaaaagcacttttgttttcttactcGGACATGAAGGAGCAGCTACGCAGATGCACCCGTgtcttcatatttatttatctatttatttatctttcttttttacaattAAGTGAATGGTTGGAGAGACAACACAGAAGCTGAATCTAacttaaattcaattcaattttatttgtatagcgccaatttacaacagaaatgatctcaaggcacttAAAGCCTGTTAAAGTTTGTAACTTAGAGGAGTGTGTCGCTGTCAAATGTGCCAGCGAAACAACAGCTGCGTCTTCATGCTTTGcccccaaaaagaaaaagctaagCATGTCATTTAGGAAGTGGATTCAGACTGCACTTGTTTTACTCAGTTTTCCATTCAAAGAGGCAGCAGCGCTTCTCTGCTTCAGTTGAAAAAGTGAAGCTTTTCAAACAACAGTCTGTTTCAGAAATGGGGACAGGGACACATCTCAACATGGAATATGGAAGTGTAATTCCTGTTTTTGCATCATCATCACATATTCAGCTGGATTCTGCAGAGCTCGGAAACTAATCTGGTTGTCGTCTGGTTACTTTGTTGGATCTCCTCACTAGTCTTTCCTAaaataatgtgacatttcaCCAAGTTGCAACATCAGATACATTAAATATTGTAAGTCAAATGAGACTTTGTTACAGATCAGGCAGATCGATGTTTCTATATGcataaatgattaattcatttgctttgtctataaaatgtctttaaatagtttgttttattttgactcaATCTTAAAAACCCCTAAAAATAGTGAAATATGTCACAAGAACGTTTGACATTTTTGCTCGACCACAGTTTCCAGCTGTAGATACTTTATGGAAAGTACTAATATCTCAGACTGTAGCCAAACAAATGCATGAAGTCTGCCACGAGAACAGTTCTGTTAGTGTTCACCTACACACTGTGTGGCAAAGCAAGGGAGTGTAACCCTATCAAGGTGATAGCAGCACCTAGAATTACAGgtcaagtgtttctttttttcccctcaagCTAAATCTGTAAAgcaatgaatatatttttagaGCAACACAAACAACGGGAGGTGACTCATGTTTTGGACTTTTATTCACTGAACTAGTTCTGGTTGTTTCTCTACGTTTTGTCCGTATCTGTTACTA of Anabas testudineus chromosome 8, fAnaTes1.2, whole genome shotgun sequence contains these proteins:
- the LOC113158973 gene encoding zinc finger protein 768-like — protein: MKKHFIDARQRYRFLFRLLLSGSVSGLATAADLYDSKIKMTKLQLLNAYLTERLTVVVKEILDVVEDTVSEYREETARAKRENESLRRQLRDILLLEAETEWLRSTRASLGFSAPEQQSNDPEPRPRSEEPDSTLNQPRQPSAITAKQRHEQVVPVQLLSVQIETSPGQILLQGDKKPAESWEPGLKRDPQQEALGKASSPPCHSSLKPPSAPHPKIHTDVPVLREGPRSPALIKTEPEEYKVTEPESRTDSLTVTAHSHVTEEGSSFRTRTDVDRTVLVRSERHEAHQNQKSSQEKLTVTADDGTVGGYVPELVHRCPRCGEAFGQASSLRLHLEQKRKTYACDWCCKSFAQSADLRRHLRTHTGERPHRCTFCSKSFSQRGNLRRHLRIHTGERPYSCPYCCRTFSDGDTMKKHKRTHSGEKPYRCGQCSKSFTSTSGLQIHLKKDMCYVANP